Proteins from a genomic interval of Piscinibacter sp. HJYY11:
- a CDS encoding DUF6622 family protein has protein sequence MPLLQLIGQIIELTPFWVWGLLAFITLLGARQAFDRELHARTIIGISAGWTVFSIWGAANTFGFNTPVLVAWAMGLALSLAMQHLLVTPRGVTALGGNRFRLAGSLWPLLTIWAVFGVRYVTSVMMLLDPALKQNPSFDLAVPAIYGLLSGLFVGRALRVLRTAPRPGTLALA, from the coding sequence ATGCCCCTCCTCCAACTCATTGGCCAGATCATCGAGCTCACCCCGTTCTGGGTCTGGGGCCTGCTCGCCTTCATCACCCTGCTGGGCGCGCGCCAGGCCTTCGACCGCGAGCTGCACGCCCGCACCATCATCGGCATCTCGGCCGGCTGGACCGTCTTCTCGATCTGGGGCGCGGCCAACACCTTCGGCTTCAACACGCCGGTGCTGGTTGCCTGGGCGATGGGCCTCGCGCTCTCGCTGGCAATGCAGCACCTGCTGGTCACACCCCGCGGCGTCACGGCCCTGGGTGGGAATCGCTTCCGCCTGGCCGGCAGCCTCTGGCCGCTGCTCACGATCTGGGCGGTGTTCGGCGTGCGCTACGTCACCTCGGTGATGATGCTGCTCGACCCGGCACTGAAGCAGAACCCCAGCTTCGACCTCGCCGTGCCGGCCATCTACGGCCTGCTGTCGGGTCTCTTCGTCGGCCGCGCACTGCGCGTGCTACGCACGGCGCCCCGCCCGGGCACGCTGGCCCTGGCCTGA
- a CDS encoding sensor histidine kinase: MDKPAHPHDTLAAFLSRGLVVVVLNSVIALGLALRNEHLDVQMVYSHAIGLTIWLTIEAGRFVFRRDPHSNWPAGWRRYVLLVAGIVVGYVVGMSAGASYSGSSNWAALQSSPRQTLGYLFLSVTVSGAITYFFYIRGRGESMERLAATAQRDASQAQLQLLSSQLEPHMLFNTLANLRVLIAVDPPRAQEMLDHLVAFMRSTLTASRGMLHPLSSEFARLNDYLALMKIRMGDRLVAELRMPDDLGELAVPTLLLQPLVENAIKHGLEPKVEGGRLIVSASRDGADLKLTVRDTGVGLSTVANDGTHFGVSQVRERLATLYGEVASLTLAPADDAEGGVAATVRIPLNRTT, encoded by the coding sequence ATGGACAAGCCCGCGCACCCCCACGACACCCTCGCCGCCTTCCTGAGCCGCGGCCTGGTCGTGGTCGTGTTGAACAGCGTCATCGCCCTGGGCCTCGCCCTGCGCAACGAGCACCTGGACGTGCAGATGGTCTATTCGCACGCGATCGGCCTCACGATCTGGCTGACGATCGAAGCCGGCCGCTTCGTCTTCCGGCGCGACCCGCACAGCAACTGGCCCGCCGGCTGGCGCCGCTACGTGCTCCTGGTCGCCGGCATCGTGGTCGGCTACGTCGTGGGCATGTCCGCCGGCGCCAGCTACAGCGGCAGCTCGAACTGGGCGGCCCTGCAATCCTCGCCGCGGCAGACGCTCGGCTACCTGTTCCTCTCGGTCACCGTCAGCGGCGCCATCACCTATTTCTTCTACATCCGCGGCCGCGGCGAATCGATGGAGCGCCTGGCCGCCACGGCCCAGCGCGACGCGAGCCAGGCGCAGTTGCAGCTCCTGTCGTCGCAGCTCGAGCCGCACATGCTCTTCAACACGCTGGCCAACCTTCGCGTGTTGATCGCCGTCGACCCGCCGCGTGCGCAGGAGATGCTCGACCACCTGGTGGCCTTCATGCGCTCCACGCTCACCGCGTCGCGCGGCATGCTGCACCCGCTGTCGTCGGAGTTCGCACGCCTCAACGACTACCTCGCGCTGATGAAGATCCGCATGGGCGACCGCCTCGTGGCCGAGCTGCGCATGCCCGACGACTTAGGCGAGCTCGCGGTGCCCACGCTGCTGCTGCAGCCGCTCGTCGAAAACGCGATCAAGCACGGCCTGGAGCCCAAGGTCGAAGGCGGGCGCCTCATCGTCAGCGCCTCGCGCGACGGCGCCGACCTCAAGCTCACCGTGCGCGACACCGGCGTGGGCTTGTCCACCGTGGCCAACGACGGCACGCACTTCGGCGTGAGCCAGGTGCGCGAGCGGCTGGCCACGCTCTACGGCGAGGTGGCAAGTCTCACGCTCGCACCCGCCGACGATGCCGAGGGCGGCGTGGCCGCCACCGTGCGCATCCCCCTCAACCGCACCACCTGA
- a CDS encoding LytTR family DNA-binding domain-containing protein → MNATALIAEDEPLLAAHLKAELARQWPQLQIVATVSHGEAAVQQALALRPQVLFLDIRMPGLSGLEAAHALAEDWPEGAPFPLLVFVTAHDEYAIEAFERAAFDYVLKPVTAERLAQTCSRLQDALRQRAQPAAADQALDAAVAQLRGLLAQAPAAPAAPRLSVIQAGVGSTIHMVKVDEVLYFEAADKYVRVVTAEHEHLIRLSLRELLPQLDPQRFWQIHRGTVVRADAVATAVRDESGKLTLSLRGHADKLAVSRLYAHLFKAL, encoded by the coding sequence ATGAACGCGACCGCACTCATCGCAGAAGACGAGCCGCTGCTGGCGGCGCACCTCAAGGCCGAGCTGGCCCGGCAATGGCCGCAGCTGCAGATCGTGGCCACCGTCAGCCATGGCGAGGCCGCCGTGCAGCAAGCCCTGGCGCTGCGCCCGCAAGTCCTCTTCCTCGACATCCGCATGCCCGGCCTGAGCGGACTCGAAGCCGCCCACGCGCTGGCCGAAGATTGGCCCGAGGGCGCGCCCTTCCCCTTGCTCGTCTTCGTGACGGCGCATGACGAATACGCGATCGAAGCCTTCGAGCGGGCCGCCTTCGACTACGTGCTCAAACCCGTTACCGCCGAGCGGCTGGCGCAGACCTGCTCGCGTCTGCAGGACGCGCTGCGCCAGCGTGCGCAGCCCGCTGCCGCCGACCAGGCGCTCGACGCCGCCGTGGCCCAGCTGCGCGGCCTGCTCGCCCAGGCCCCCGCGGCGCCGGCCGCGCCACGCCTGAGCGTGATCCAGGCGGGCGTGGGCAGCACCATCCACATGGTGAAGGTCGACGAGGTGCTGTATTTCGAGGCGGCCGACAAGTACGTGCGCGTCGTCACCGCCGAGCATGAGCACCTGATCCGGCTGTCGCTGCGCGAGCTCTTGCCCCAGCTCGACCCGCAGCGCTTCTGGCAGATCCACCGCGGCACGGTGGTGCGCGCCGACGCGGTGGCCACCGCCGTGCGCGACGAAAGCGGCAAGCTCACGCTGAGCCTGCGCGGCCACGCCGACAAGCTGGCGGTGAGCCGCCTCTACGCCCACCTGTTCAAGGCCCTTTGA
- a CDS encoding 2TM domain-containing protein: MNRADLPADSLEARALRRVRRKIGFYMHAMVFVLVHLGFGVAFLVGSRAKPFFVWGWAIGLLIHGLFTFLTLQGEGLRERMLRQEIERLRRERGEPDKPLDKP; the protein is encoded by the coding sequence ATGAACCGCGCCGACCTCCCCGCCGACAGCCTGGAAGCGCGTGCGCTGCGCCGCGTGCGCCGCAAGATCGGCTTCTACATGCACGCGATGGTCTTCGTGCTGGTGCACCTCGGGTTCGGCGTGGCCTTCCTCGTGGGCTCGCGCGCCAAGCCCTTCTTCGTGTGGGGCTGGGCGATCGGCCTGCTGATCCACGGGCTCTTCACCTTCCTGACGTTGCAGGGCGAGGGCCTGCGCGAGCGCATGCTGAGGCAGGAGATCGAGCGCCTGCGCCGCGAGCGCGGCGAGCCGGACAAGCCACTCGACAAGCCATGA
- a CDS encoding glutamine--tRNA ligase/YqeY domain fusion protein, translating into MSDPARPTPADEHKPSNFLRQIIERDLAQGTYANRHFAGTPGDAKHHAAGPLDPAKIRTRFPPEPNGYLHIGHAKSICLNFGLARDYGGICHMRFDDTNPEKEEQEYVDSILDAVKWLGFDWNVNGTSHLFYASHYFDFMYRAAEALINAGLAYVDEQTAEQMRANRGDFGTPGTDSPYRGRTPAENLARFREMRDGKLADGAAVLRAKIDMASPNINLRDPALYRIKRATHHNTGDTWCIYPMYTYAHPIEDALEQITHSICTLEFEDQRPFYDWLLDKLCELGLLAQPRPHQYEFARLNLTYIITSKRKLKQLVDENHVSGWDDPRLPTIVGLRRRGYTPESLQLLAERSGVSKAGGWIDYSSLEIALRDDLDPKAPRACAVLDPLKLKLVNFAEIFGNEAHQEPCHAPVHPAHPDRGQRQFTLTNEVWIEREDFMETPPKGYHRLYPGNKARLKYGYVIECTGCEKNAQGEITAVLAKLVPDTKSGTPGADAVKVKGVITWVSVATGIEAEVRLYDRLFTEAQPDAGGRDFLSVLNPNSKKVVTAYLEPGVAAAKADDKFQFERHGYFVADRHDHRAGKPVFNRATTLKDTWSK; encoded by the coding sequence ATGAGCGACCCTGCCCGCCCCACGCCCGCCGACGAACACAAGCCCAGCAACTTCCTGCGGCAGATCATCGAGCGTGACCTGGCACAGGGCACCTATGCCAACCGGCATTTCGCCGGCACGCCGGGCGATGCGAAACACCACGCCGCCGGCCCTCTGGACCCCGCGAAGATCCGCACCCGCTTCCCGCCCGAGCCCAACGGCTACCTGCACATCGGCCATGCGAAGAGCATCTGCCTCAACTTCGGCCTCGCGCGCGACTACGGCGGCATCTGCCACATGCGGTTCGACGACACGAACCCCGAGAAGGAAGAGCAGGAGTACGTCGACTCCATCCTCGACGCGGTGAAGTGGCTGGGCTTCGACTGGAACGTCAACGGCACGAGCCATCTCTTCTACGCCAGCCACTACTTCGACTTCATGTACCGCGCGGCCGAAGCGCTCATCAACGCCGGCCTCGCCTACGTCGACGAGCAGACGGCCGAGCAGATGCGCGCCAACCGCGGCGACTTCGGCACGCCCGGCACCGACAGCCCTTACCGAGGCCGCACGCCGGCCGAGAACCTCGCGCGCTTTCGCGAGATGCGCGACGGCAAGCTCGCCGACGGCGCCGCCGTGCTGCGCGCCAAGATCGACATGGCCTCGCCCAACATCAACCTGCGTGACCCGGCCCTCTACCGCATCAAGCGCGCAACGCACCACAACACCGGCGACACCTGGTGCATCTACCCGATGTACACCTACGCGCACCCGATCGAAGACGCGCTGGAGCAAATCACCCACAGCATCTGCACGCTCGAGTTCGAGGACCAGCGCCCCTTCTACGACTGGCTGCTCGACAAGCTCTGCGAGCTCGGCCTGCTGGCCCAGCCGCGCCCGCACCAGTACGAGTTCGCGCGCCTCAACCTCACCTACATCATCACCAGCAAGCGCAAGCTCAAGCAGCTCGTGGACGAGAACCACGTGAGCGGCTGGGACGACCCGCGCCTGCCCACCATCGTGGGCCTGCGCCGCCGCGGCTACACGCCCGAAAGCCTGCAGCTGCTCGCCGAGCGCAGCGGCGTCAGCAAGGCCGGGGGCTGGATCGACTACAGCTCGCTCGAGATCGCGCTGCGCGACGACCTCGACCCGAAGGCGCCGCGCGCGTGTGCCGTGCTCGACCCCTTGAAGCTCAAGCTCGTGAACTTCGCCGAGATCTTCGGCAACGAGGCGCACCAGGAGCCTTGCCACGCCCCGGTGCACCCGGCGCACCCCGACCGTGGCCAGCGCCAGTTCACCCTCACGAACGAGGTGTGGATCGAGCGCGAAGACTTCATGGAGACCCCGCCCAAGGGCTACCACCGCCTCTACCCCGGCAACAAGGCGCGCCTGAAATACGGCTACGTGATCGAGTGCACCGGCTGCGAGAAGAACGCGCAGGGCGAGATCACCGCCGTGCTCGCCAAGCTCGTGCCCGACACCAAGAGCGGCACGCCCGGTGCCGACGCGGTGAAGGTCAAGGGCGTGATCACCTGGGTGAGCGTGGCGACCGGCATCGAAGCCGAGGTGCGCCTCTACGACCGCCTCTTCACCGAAGCGCAGCCCGATGCGGGCGGACGCGACTTCCTCTCGGTGCTGAACCCGAACAGCAAGAAGGTCGTCACCGCCTACCTGGAGCCCGGCGTCGCCGCCGCGAAGGCCGACGACAAGTTCCAGTTCGAGCGCCACGGCTACTTCGTCGCCGACCGGCACGACCACCGGGCGGGCAAGCCGGTGTTCAACCGCGCCACCACGCTCAAGGACACCTGGAGCAAATGA
- the ylqF gene encoding ribosome biogenesis GTPase YlqF codes for MPIQWFPGHMHLTRQAIAERIKQIDVVMELLDARLPGSSANPLLAELTGHRPRLKILNKQDVADPARTEAWLAWYNAQPDTRALALDASEAAPAQRLLDASRALAPSRGGLDKPLRILVCGIPNVGKSTLINTLMGKRATKTGDEAGVTKVEQRVALAKDAYLFDTPGMLWPRIIVAQSGYNLAASGAVGRNAYDDQEVALELLGYLQRHYADRLIERYKLDEASVALPDEALLAEIGRKRGALQSGGRVDLQKAAEVLINDFRSANLGRMTIETPDEYEAWLAAGQAADAERAERKAERTAQKRQRRPTGR; via the coding sequence ATGCCCATCCAATGGTTCCCCGGCCACATGCACCTCACGCGCCAGGCGATTGCCGAGCGCATCAAGCAGATCGACGTGGTGATGGAGTTGCTGGACGCCCGCCTGCCGGGCTCGAGCGCCAACCCCCTGCTGGCCGAGCTCACCGGCCACCGGCCCCGTCTCAAGATCCTCAACAAGCAGGACGTGGCCGACCCCGCGCGCACCGAGGCCTGGCTCGCCTGGTACAACGCCCAGCCCGACACCCGCGCCCTCGCGCTCGATGCGTCTGAGGCGGCGCCGGCGCAACGCCTGCTCGACGCCAGCCGTGCGCTGGCCCCCAGCCGTGGTGGCCTCGACAAGCCGCTGCGCATCCTGGTCTGCGGCATTCCCAACGTCGGCAAGTCCACCCTCATCAACACGCTGATGGGCAAGCGCGCCACCAAGACGGGCGACGAGGCCGGCGTCACCAAGGTCGAGCAGCGCGTCGCGCTCGCGAAGGACGCCTACCTCTTCGACACGCCCGGCATGCTGTGGCCGCGCATCATCGTGGCGCAGAGCGGGTACAACCTCGCCGCCAGCGGCGCGGTGGGGCGCAATGCCTATGACGACCAGGAAGTGGCCCTGGAGCTGCTGGGCTACCTGCAGCGGCACTACGCCGACCGCCTGATCGAGCGCTACAAGCTCGACGAGGCCAGCGTGGCCCTGCCCGACGAGGCCTTGCTCGCCGAGATCGGCCGCAAGCGTGGGGCGCTGCAGAGCGGCGGCCGGGTCGACCTGCAAAAGGCGGCCGAGGTGCTGATCAACGACTTCCGTTCGGCCAACCTCGGGCGCATGACGATCGAGACACCCGACGAATACGAAGCCTGGCTCGCGGCCGGGCAGGCGGCCGATGCGGAGCGAGCCGAGCGCAAGGCTGAACGCACGGCGCAGAAGCGCCAGCGGCGCCCGACGGGGCGTTAG
- the aqpZ gene encoding aquaporin Z, whose protein sequence is MTGARGCGSAVLAAAFPQVGIGLLGVSLAFGLTVVTAAYALGPISGGHFNPAVTVGLWAGGRFPGGSILPYVVAQVAGAIAGAGVLLVIASGAPGFDLAGGLASNGYGEHSPGKYSLVAGLVAEVVLTAMFLLVILGTTHKRAPVGFAGLAIGLALTLIHLISIPVTNTSVNPARSTGPALFVGGWALQQLWLFWVAPLVGALLGGGLYRVLFESEGEPDVSGRPATT, encoded by the coding sequence CTGACTGGTGCTCGGGGCTGCGGCAGCGCAGTGCTCGCAGCGGCCTTCCCGCAGGTGGGGATCGGCCTCCTCGGCGTGTCGCTCGCCTTCGGCCTGACGGTGGTGACGGCGGCCTATGCGCTCGGGCCGATCTCGGGCGGGCATTTCAACCCGGCGGTGACGGTGGGCCTGTGGGCCGGCGGGCGCTTCCCCGGCGGCAGCATCCTGCCCTACGTGGTGGCACAGGTGGCAGGGGCCATCGCGGGGGCCGGCGTGCTGCTCGTCATCGCGAGTGGCGCCCCGGGCTTCGACCTCGCGGGCGGCCTGGCCTCCAACGGCTATGGGGAGCACTCGCCGGGCAAGTATTCGCTGGTGGCGGGGCTGGTGGCCGAGGTGGTGCTGACGGCGATGTTCCTGCTGGTCATCCTCGGCACGACCCACAAGCGTGCGCCGGTGGGCTTCGCGGGGCTTGCGATCGGCCTGGCGCTCACGCTCATCCACCTCATCAGCATCCCGGTGACCAACACCTCGGTGAACCCGGCGCGCAGCACCGGGCCGGCGCTCTTCGTCGGGGGCTGGGCGCTGCAGCAGCTGTGGCTCTTCTGGGTGGCGCCACTGGTGGGCGCCCTGCTGGGCGGCGGGCTGTACCGCGTGCTCTTCGAAAGCGAAGGCGAGCCCGACGTGAGCGGCCGGCCGGCCACGACCTGA
- a CDS encoding CaiB/BaiF CoA-transferase family protein — MNTLLHGVTVLDFSEYIAGPYCGFLLADLGARVVKIEPPDGAEERRMGGSARRYGGNTRMSLAMNRGKESLSVDLQQPEGREIVYKLVQEADVVLQNFVPGAAEKLGIDYETLAKINKRIVFLSSTAFGEVGPYRKRKGFDIIAHAASGVMSHYADEDGAPRGPGGIAYIDIGTGMLNALGIVSALYHRNVSGEGQKIETSLFSTGMALQAMSLLHIDALDAEQHAEEKHILKTALGEGKKHTQIIDEFAEMRLRRDLPHTTRPIEVPDCLHRPTDRQVYPYYRVYPTGDGYLGIAALNRKLRDRFCTAIGVVDDHVDVDTGDVSDEVYFRQKQMMKTIEARLREHGNAHWMAVLEAAGVPCGPVHYRADLYTDPQAEALGLIWELHNRDLGAYKASGHPIRFSKTPVQPGRGAPSLGEDTEAVLRQAGYGDDDMARLKAAKVVR, encoded by the coding sequence ATGAACACGCTGCTGCACGGGGTCACCGTGCTGGATTTCTCGGAGTACATCGCCGGCCCCTACTGCGGCTTCCTGCTGGCCGACCTGGGCGCGCGTGTCGTCAAGATCGAGCCACCCGACGGCGCGGAAGAGCGCCGCATGGGCGGCTCGGCGCGCCGCTATGGCGGCAACACGCGCATGTCGCTCGCGATGAACCGCGGCAAGGAGAGCCTCTCCGTCGACCTGCAGCAGCCCGAGGGCCGCGAGATCGTCTACAAGCTCGTGCAGGAGGCCGACGTGGTGCTGCAAAACTTCGTGCCCGGCGCGGCCGAGAAGCTGGGCATCGACTACGAGACGCTTGCGAAGATCAACAAGCGCATCGTCTTCCTCAGCAGCACCGCCTTCGGCGAGGTGGGTCCGTACCGCAAGCGCAAGGGCTTCGACATCATTGCGCACGCCGCCTCGGGGGTGATGTCGCACTACGCCGACGAAGACGGCGCACCGCGCGGGCCCGGCGGCATCGCCTACATCGACATCGGCACCGGCATGCTCAACGCGCTGGGCATCGTGAGCGCGCTGTACCACCGCAACGTGTCGGGCGAGGGGCAGAAGATCGAGACGTCCCTCTTCAGCACCGGCATGGCGCTGCAGGCCATGAGCCTGCTGCACATCGACGCGCTCGACGCCGAGCAGCACGCGGAGGAAAAGCACATCCTCAAGACCGCGCTCGGCGAGGGCAAGAAGCACACGCAGATCATCGACGAGTTCGCCGAGATGCGGCTGCGCCGCGACCTGCCGCACACCACACGGCCCATCGAGGTGCCCGACTGCCTGCACCGCCCGACCGACCGGCAGGTCTACCCCTACTACCGCGTGTACCCCACGGGTGACGGCTACCTGGGCATCGCCGCGCTCAACCGCAAGCTGCGCGACAGGTTCTGCACTGCCATCGGCGTGGTCGACGACCACGTCGACGTGGACACGGGCGACGTGAGCGATGAGGTCTACTTCCGCCAGAAGCAGATGATGAAGACCATCGAGGCACGCCTGCGCGAGCACGGCAACGCGCACTGGATGGCGGTGCTCGAAGCCGCCGGCGTGCCCTGCGGCCCGGTCCACTACCGCGCCGACCTCTACACCGACCCGCAGGCCGAGGCGCTGGGCCTGATCTGGGAGCTGCACAACCGCGACCTGGGCGCCTACAAGGCTTCGGGCCACCCCATCCGCTTCAGCAAGACCCCGGTGCAACCGGGTCGGGGCGCGCCATCGCTCGGCGAGGACACCGAGGCGGTGCTGCGGCAGGCCGGCTACGGCGACGACGACATGGCCCGGCTCAAGGCGGCCAAGGTGGTCCGCTAG
- a CDS encoding MFS transporter, whose translation MSIGIYLAVVQFLFALCWTVYVAYLPTLAAQVGIPKTAVIWILMLDQLIFVLSDYAFGVASDRAAKVVGRIGRWVAGVTLLSCAAFLALPFVAPSGSATVFLVLVVLWSVTSSALRAPPLTLIGRHAAKPQLPWLVALSVLGLGVANAIAPYLTLHLRAMDPRVPFVLASVALALVTWGLVAAERALVRDGATKAPDAAPSGLPAIPGFLVAAVLAAVAFQVHGFLNSAPLYLRFAPPDQLAWLIPVFWIGFNLAMLPAGALTKRVGGWRVMLAGAAVAGLCTWAAQRAPSLQALIVAQGVAGAAWGCVLMGAFATALALGHTGREGRLGGALSSVLAFAALSRMAVLAAEWHKAPELQLALAWAPVAGWAAAAGVLWWATRRRPA comes from the coding sequence ATGAGCATCGGGATCTACCTCGCCGTCGTCCAGTTCCTCTTCGCGTTGTGCTGGACGGTCTATGTGGCCTACCTGCCGACGCTTGCGGCGCAGGTCGGCATTCCCAAAACGGCGGTCATCTGGATCCTGATGCTGGACCAGCTGATCTTCGTGCTCTCCGACTACGCCTTCGGCGTGGCGAGCGACCGCGCTGCCAAGGTGGTGGGCCGCATCGGGCGCTGGGTGGCGGGGGTGACGCTGCTCTCGTGTGCTGCCTTCCTGGCCTTGCCGTTTGTCGCGCCGTCCGGCTCGGCGACGGTGTTTCTCGTGCTGGTGGTGCTGTGGTCGGTCACCTCGTCGGCCTTGCGTGCACCGCCGCTCACGCTCATCGGCCGGCATGCGGCCAAGCCGCAGCTGCCGTGGCTCGTGGCGCTGTCGGTGCTGGGCCTGGGGGTGGCGAATGCGATCGCGCCCTACCTCACGCTGCACCTGCGGGCGATGGACCCGCGCGTGCCCTTCGTGCTGGCGAGCGTGGCGCTCGCGCTCGTGACCTGGGGCCTCGTCGCGGCCGAGCGCGCGTTGGTGCGAGACGGCGCCACGAAGGCGCCCGACGCGGCGCCCTCGGGGCTGCCCGCGATTCCCGGCTTCCTGGTGGCCGCGGTGCTGGCGGCGGTGGCGTTCCAGGTGCATGGCTTCCTGAACAGCGCGCCGCTCTACCTGCGCTTCGCCCCGCCCGATCAGCTGGCGTGGCTGATCCCGGTGTTCTGGATCGGCTTCAACCTCGCGATGCTGCCGGCCGGCGCCCTCACCAAGCGGGTGGGCGGCTGGCGGGTGATGCTGGCCGGCGCGGCGGTCGCAGGCCTGTGCACCTGGGCGGCGCAGCGCGCGCCCTCGCTGCAGGCGCTGATCGTGGCGCAGGGCGTGGCGGGTGCTGCGTGGGGCTGCGTGCTGATGGGTGCGTTTGCCACCGCGCTCGCACTCGGACACACCGGTCGGGAAGGGCGGCTGGGCGGTGCCCTGTCGTCGGTGCTCGCGTTTGCGGCCCTCTCTCGCATGGCGGTGCTGGCCGCCGAGTGGCACAAGGCCCCCGAGCTGCAGCTCGCCCTGGCCTGGGCGCCGGTGGCCGGCTGGGCGGCCGCAGCGGGCGTTCTGTGGTGGGCGACGCGCCGGCGGCCCGCTTGA
- a CDS encoding DsbA family protein: protein MNLIYVADPMCSWCYGFARTMDELLAAPGDLAPLQLALVMGGLRPYTTDPTPPERADELAGHWKHVAEASGQPFAQAPHTALHQPGFVYDTEPASRAVVTVRKHWPKVVWRYLKAVQHAFYAEGKNVVQPEVLADVAETLGIPRADFARAFASEEMRENVRQDFAIAQEWGIRGFPALIAEHGDHLHLVAQGYLPTEALRQRLKAAGQHH, encoded by the coding sequence ATGAACCTCATCTACGTCGCCGACCCCATGTGCTCCTGGTGCTATGGCTTTGCCAGGACCATGGACGAACTGCTCGCCGCCCCCGGCGACCTCGCCCCCCTGCAACTCGCCCTGGTGATGGGCGGCCTGCGCCCCTACACCACCGACCCGACACCGCCCGAGCGCGCCGACGAGCTGGCCGGCCACTGGAAACACGTGGCCGAAGCCAGCGGCCAGCCCTTCGCCCAGGCGCCGCACACCGCACTGCACCAGCCGGGCTTCGTCTACGACACCGAGCCGGCGAGCCGTGCCGTCGTCACCGTCCGCAAGCACTGGCCCAAGGTGGTGTGGCGATACCTCAAGGCCGTGCAGCATGCCTTCTACGCCGAAGGCAAGAACGTGGTGCAGCCCGAGGTGCTGGCCGACGTGGCCGAAACCCTGGGCATCCCGCGCGCCGACTTCGCCCGCGCCTTCGCCTCCGAAGAGATGCGCGAGAACGTGCGCCAGGACTTCGCCATCGCGCAGGAGTGGGGCATCCGCGGCTTCCCGGCGCTCATCGCCGAGCATGGCGACCACCTGCACCTGGTGGCACAAGGCTACCTGCCCACCGAGGCGCTGCGCCAGCGCCTGAAGGCTGCCGGCCAGCACCACTGA